Proteins from one Rosa chinensis cultivar Old Blush chromosome 7, RchiOBHm-V2, whole genome shotgun sequence genomic window:
- the LOC112177784 gene encoding uncharacterized protein LOC112177784 isoform X2, translating to MASSTVNFNAIVPELLNQHNYEEWSSRVKTYLLAEDLWDVVKGKHPIPNAEAENKLWMKNNAKALHAINISCGTEMFSFIRKSNTAMEAWEVLEKEFKLRLKSEIEETAGENNANNFDRYAPFFDYVMGGDWDNAKECLLGLGSDADNALRATDPYYQNTALHVAALNGKVHIVKELVQLMTPEDLEIKGHNGATPLGALARQCKVEGDAIEMAKYMVEKNNRLFSIPVTLSNRIPVVEAASWSKWKLGRYLYSVTPTEALTPQNGPHGAMLLVQCLGRLKMLDIAWDLLQRCPNLVTDKPVIMLAGTRSAFLSGTRLTYWQKWVYNRIHIQAVDVNSLGISINVSNLKEDQDKTNRFCSVMSLFRRILKGLLKLLGSGEYGTF from the exons ATGGCAAGTTCTACTGTTAACTTCAATGCAATTGTTCCCGAACTTCTTAACCAACATAACTATGAAGAGTGGAGCTCTCGGGTCAAGACATACTTGTTGGCAGAAGACCTTTGGGATGTGGTGAAAGGGAAACATCCTATACCAAATGCTGAAGCTGAAAACAAGTTGTGGATGAAGAACAATGCCAAGGCTTTACATGCCATTAACATTTCGTGCGGGACTGAGATGTTTTCTTTTATCCGTAAAAGCAACACAGCCATGGAAGCATGGGAGGTATTGGAGAAAGAGTTCAAGCTACGTCTCAAGTCAGAAATAGAAGAAACAG CTGGCGAGAACAATGCCAACAACTTTGATCGCTATGCTCCGTTCTTCGATTACGTCATGGGTGGTGATTGGGATAATGCAAAGGAGTGTCTCTTAGGACTTGGATCAGATGCCGACAACGCATTAAGAGCAACAGACCCATATTATCAAAACACAGCTCTTCACGTAGCAGCATTGAATGGGAAGGTGCATATTGTGAAAGAATTGGTGCAGCTAATGACACCGGAAGATTTGGAAATCAAAGGCCACAATGGTGCCACACCATTGGGTGCCCTTGCAAGGCAGTGCAAGGTCGAAGGAGATGCGATCGAGATGGCAAAATACATGGTTGAAAAGAACAACAGATTATTTTCGATCCCTGTTACTCTTAGTAATCGCATTCCAGTTGTGGAGGCTGCTAGTTGGAGCAAATGGAAATTGGGTCGATATCTCTATTCGGTCACTCCAACAGAAGCTCTAACGCCACAAAACGGTCCCCATGGCGCTATGCTTCTGGTCCAATGTTTGGGCCGTCTGAAAATGTTGG ATATTGCATGGGACTTGCTTCAACGTTGCCCAAACTTGGTCACAGATAAACCTGTGATAATGTTGGCGGGAACACGCTCTGCATTTTTAAGTGGAACGCGACTCACATACTGGCAAAAATGGGTTTACAACC GTATACATATACAAGCAGTTGATGTTAACAGTCTTGGTATTTCCATAAATGTTTCAAACTTAAAAGAAGATCAAGATAAAACAAATCGCTTTTGCTCAG